ATAGACACAAACACGAGGTTGATTAGTGATTACATATACCTAAGTCATAACTAAtgatagttttaaattattattatttatcatttctCCATGCTGTTACTGTCTCAGAAACTCTATAATACTATgcattttaaatgtaaatatatattgttttaatattgtattgtagaaGAATGTACTTTCAAGGATTTTCTTCAGAAATTTATTTCTCTATTAATTCCTCCAAAAACAATCGAATAATTCGAACAATTGAACAATGGATTGTAGATTCACAAAAAACAGTCTTATAAAAATTGTCAATCGGTGTTAAATTTGTCGATTGTTAAGTCTATGTGGAATGAATAAATCGAAAATCTAAATCAGCATTCGATTTTCGATTCATTCGTCCCAGACCCACGCGTTAATGTAACAATTTTCTTAATTTAGCATACCAAAAAGTATCTTGGCTGCCTCTTCAATGTATAATGTGTTGTTTGAAGGTGGACGGCAAAACCATAAAGGCGCAGATATGGGACACGGCGGGCCAGGAGAGGTATCGCGCGATCACGTCGGCGTACTACCGCGGCGCTGTGGGCGCGCTGCTGGTGTACGACATCGCCAAGCATCTCTCGTACGAGAACGTGGAGCGGTGGCTGCGCGAGCTGCGCGACCACGCCGACCAGAATATCCTCATCATGCTCGTGGGCAACAAGAGCGATCTCAGGCACCTTAGGTGAGAACTACGGAATCTGTACTGTATTGAGCTACCTAGGATACATTCTAAGCATTTATGCATGCGAGAATATGTCCATAGGCAGCACTGTGAACGTTGACATAAATTATGGGTTATTCCAGAAAGTAGTTGATGGGGTTTTTAGACACGTTGCCAgtctagtaggtatgtaaaacgcaatgaacttttataatattataaatacgaaagtctttctgtctgcctgcctgtctgtctgtctatctgctagcttttcacgaccccgAACGACACGAATTTGATATAGAGTTAGCATTCCGAGGAAGGGggataggctatattttatcccggaaaactaaagagttccacgtttttaatatcccgtggcgggcatcatctacttctTAGAAATGCTTCTTGCCTACAGCCTGTAAGGTCCAATTGCTCGACAGTCCAGTAGCGTTACTGTTATGTCCATTTCCCAGAATGTCAGGTCTGCCTCTTTGGCTCAATTCCCCAAACGTCCACTTCAGTAACAAGAACTTTCAAATTTTAAGAGTGTCTTCAATTTTAAGATGTTCTTGTACCATTACATGAAAGAAGTGGTATCACATTGAAATTGATTTTGAAATTGAATGTTTGCAGGTCAATCCCAACAGAAGAAGCGAAGGCGTTCGCGGAACGGAACGGGCTCAGTTTTATTGAAACGTCCGCGCTCGACTCCACCAACGTGGAACCGGCCTTCCAGAACATATTAACTGGTAACTATGTTGCATACTcactattttcatttttcatcacCCCCTTGCACAGCACTTCTACCCTCATAGATTGATTTGATTAATTCAGCATTGAAACTATGAAACTGCCGTctaagttagcccacttccatcttagactacaccatcacttaccactatgtgaaatcgcagtcaagggctaagttgtattggaataaatttaagaaatccCCGCGTCTCTACAAACATTTGATGCCCTCAATATGTTGTATATTCTATGTATGTTTGTGTATTTGTTTGCAGAGATCTACAGGATCGTATCGCAGAAGCAGATGCGCGACCCGCCCGAGGGTGACGTCATCCGGCCCGACGCGGAGCCGGCTGACGTGCGGCCATCGGGGGCTGATTCTGTACGCAAGCAGTGCTGCCAGTAGTGCGAGGTGCgtatacacagacagacacatacaCAACAACCAGCACTAAACACTAAGGGGCGCCCTTTCATAAAGTAATAGCTTAACAAAacgaacacacacacacagcccGCCGGCAAAGGCTTTCACGATTTAGCGACCTCAGGAACTCATGACTTCTCGACCTCACGAATTTTTGACTTCACGACCTCACGAATCCATGACTTCATGACATCACGAATTCACGACTTCACAACCTCAGGAACTCACGACTTCACGACCTCAGGAACTCATGACTTCACATCCTCACGAATTTATGACTTCACGACATCACGAATTCATGACTTCACGACCATCACGAATTCATGACTTCACGACCTCACGAATTCATAACTTCACGACTTCTATTAGTATAGATGGATTCACAAGTATTGCATACAAAATCAAATCTCGAAAGTTTCAAGTGAAGTTTTTGTTCCAGAAGTCCAGTTAACTTTGGAGTGGAAGAGAGAAATGAAAGGAATACAAAACGCAAGTTAATGAATCATTCCCAGACGCCACCAGCCGGCTCCATCTCCAACAAGcaatacacacagacagacacgttGCCAGCACTTCGCATACAACCCGCCATTGTAACTTCTTAACTCGACCAAGGTTTGATTTATACACGTTACTACTAAAGCCATGAGGtaggctgagatctacagagcgcactttgactttgcttagacttaagtttcagttaaaacgagacagatttatggcaGTGGTATAACACTGTCCCGTTTtgacagtgtcttaagtctgagcaaagtcaaagtgtgctctatagatctcgtaGCATAGTACAGTACAGATTTCGCAGGGCAGAGCAGGGTACTTGAGGCAGACAGGCCGCGAGCGTATGCTGCGACTCGTAGTTAATTCCATTAAGGCGAAATGTATGGAaaagtctgggccgcccgagcgcaaacTTGTTGCAcgctatttataaatatttatatttaaaaatctatatgctttgttaccataaaataataccgtaatcccttagtatattaaacgttgaacgtaactacgaaattttattgaaattgattttatatcaatcgaataaaacttgtttttctcctaatggtcgtgtaaaaaatgcgcaaattggggaaacttcgcgatatttttgtatcgagccaaattatACCAATTGTGtcttggctctcgtaattcactaaagaatatctttaatttttataatattaaaaaataagtaaacttttttgtagtttttgaggccaaaacttgattctttgaacgtCCGAAATGTGTCTTTTGGTACGCATAGCGccttaaagttttttttacttgtCTGTGCCGTAGCGTACGCCGTACGCAGCTCTCAATACGTTCATGCATTACAAAATCTGCTCTGCCCTACACTGCTCTGAACTGGGTCACCTGCTTCTCACCATACGCTTAGCCTAAAAGGTGCTAAGGCAGTTATTGTTTTAATTCGTCATTCCTATAGTATTCACTAGCAATAAATCATGCAAAGTCGCTGTTATTGCAGCTAacagccgaaattaataaacaatCTATTCATCATCTGTCAAAAAGTTCCTTAGCCACGTTGATGAGTAAGCTATcgacagattgcagatagctgtCGAAAGATAGGTAACGACCAAACTTAATATTGGAATAACGACcaaacttaataattattattattggacgTTATTCTGTTATAACTTACATTCAGTCAACGCGCTCCCATATTATTGTAGTAATTGGCAGGTCGGAATTGTTCTTCCGTGTGCGCACGAGATAaattcgtacgaaaacgcatcCAAAGTGCGTCCATGCTTATTCAAAACCTACACAGACCTTAGGATAGTATTACCAGATAAAAATAATGCAATAATGTGTACTGTGAACACTAGCTGGCAACACTGAAGTGACACGAGTGGCTCATGTAGATAGCTTTGtgtaattattaatgtttagtGTCGGAACGATTGTGCTGAGGTGAATATTGCTGTTAATTCGGTTGTATAACTCGTGACAATAAACGAAACGAAAACGGCGTTAGTATCATTCCCTCTCACTTACACATAATATTTGTGCATAGAGTGCGAGCGAGACAAAATGATTAGCACCAATTCGTTTCTCTCGCTCGCACATTATACGCAGGCATAGTGTGTAAGTGAAAGGGAACGATTATCGCCGCTTCGTTTCGATTCGTTTCTTTATTCACTAATCATTTTGTCTAGCTTTTACACTATACCTAGATAAAATGAGTAAGTAAGAAAGAATGATTAACTTTGCTTCGTTTCGATTCGTTACTTTATTCAGTAATCATTTCGACTCGCTTGCACACTATACACAGTAAGAGTGTAAGTGAGAAGGAATGACTAGCTTCGTTTCGATTCGTTTCTTTATTGGCCTGAGCTATACAACTAGCTtactaactaaattaaattgacagTTGCCTTTCTGGAGACAGTTTTATTACGACTGTATTTGGACTTGTCTATTTAGTTAAGTTGAGAGATTTGTATACAACCGAGTTAGCTCTAATGTAAGACACTTAATACGAAActaattttaaatgaattgtGGCAAAAAGTGCTTAGTTTTGTTGTAAAACCAGGAACTCTAAGGCtgacatctatagagcgcactttgactttgctcagacttaagattgagttcaaacgagacagatttatgtgagagatatatatctgtctcgttttaactctgtcttaagtctaagcaactttctctcgacttcgtccacgtggatttaggtttttaaaaatcccgcgggaactctttgattttccgggataataagtaggtatatctgtcactctccaggcctttaactatactcatgcaaaaaatcacgtcgaccccttgcgcgtgattgaaggacaaaccatcaaacaaacacgttttcgcatttattatatgcgTAGTGTATATGAAGTAGTGATTTTGGAGAAAAAAAACCTATGTTATTAGTGCTCATTCGGCCATTTTGTTTATAACTAAGCGcacattcaatttaatttatttttcgtatGAAGTGTCTTATAAACAATTCACCTTATGAATATTAAAtctgtattaaaatataataataatatggagaGGCAATTCACGTAGTTCGAGTCGGAGCTAAAACAAGGCACTCGATTAATTTTGGCGCTTCTGATAAAGATATAGTACACATAATATGTGTTATTTATACCCTTTTACAAGGACGTCTCGTTTAATTGTGCCGATCGGGTTTCTTCGTAGTCCAAGTATAGTAATCATGATGTAATATTACTAACATCAAGTCTATTCGGTCATGATCTATCATTTCTAGCAGCGGTAATATTCGCAtgcgcatccgcaaatgcggaacatccgcatccgcatcagttaatgcggagcttttacggatgcagATTCATGTTTGCAACAAAGAAGtgacctgcaaagaaagtgggtGGAGCCAGTGTGGCCCGTGTCTCTCGTCTGTTAAAGACAGaatgagacagatgtatatctctgaCAAAAGTCTATCTCGTTCTAACTCTGGgggccgatttcaccaacgtaaaatacaatatctgtcccggctttactcaagtgtttagtcgacgttagcccgactagtttagaacccatccggggtcctttttcaagggagtcagttcgcgcacgcgtcgcggatGTGACtgattaaacgctaaaatgaaaCGTTTATTAAGTCTTATCCGAGagtaaatttgatattttggcagatttcaatacaaaaactccTTACTCATTACGTCCAATTTATTCCATGGTCAAAACCGTCACTTGATGAAATCTGCACTAAGTGAAGTGTGAGCAAAGTCATAGAATGCTATCACActgggtcacagctgaaaatcagcgtcctgcatcttatgtgtgttaacgcatattatgatgcaagacattatgctgagcagcacctcgattgcgggaaacatcaatcattattacaatctcaattgttgtgattggctgaatttgtgcaattcttgttgcaacaatgcattgtagccaatagtgagcgagcgtcaaccaatccgaggtgattgcgatcgtgacattgtagctgtcgttCTACCGCAATTGCGCACCTGTAttcccatttggggtggtgtcacagatgaaaatgttacatttgtactttgtttttatctgtgacaccaacaacaaataaatgcattttcttcctttctttctttctttctctatAGATATCGGCCTAAGGATAGGGTCATATCGGAATAATGTTATTTGTTTGAAACAAATACTAAGAAGCCCGATCGTCATGATAAAAATAGATAGattgtatgattttttttttatttaagagaaaaataattttgtttcgaCTTAGTGGATAATtcagtatacatattattattatgatatctatttatttagttaattaaagTGTTTAAACCAGCCAGTtcgtactttttttttgttattattactaCATAATCAAAATTAATGAATGGGTCTAAAAAAATTATGCCAGTAAAGAGATGTTTTtactagtaattagtatttgtTTATACTTTTATAGTTACTTCAATCAACATTACAAcgcagtcggttaaaaatgtatcataaatcataatgcaTACAAACATGGAAAAGGACAGACCCTCCACTATGTGGTCTTAGCTGGAGACTCAATATATATTTTCAATATGTTTTGTTAGTACTGTAAAATCCATTGAAAATATGTTacgaatatacagggtgtaaccagaatgttaacaaaacttagcgttattattatattatctaaccacaatccaataccaataaccatttcattaattttgtagttttagtgatttagtatttttcaaaaccgtaaTGTATACTGTTCAAAACTGGGGCCGATaacccacctacgacgcggcattgactccgagtggcctacttacgcaacttaAGTTGacatctagcgtcagtcaggtgttttatttgcaatatatcgtgaacttttacaaaatataggataattatttttttgcgtttttttttgtggtatcatatcagtaatcatcagtactatcacctgtcttcgtttttgccagcattctggttacacccaatgccgcgtcgtaggtggggcattggccccagttttgcacgccatacattgggggttgaaaaatactaaaacactaaaactaaaaaatgaggcaaatggttattggtattggattgtgtttagatagtataaaataacgctaagtttttgctagcgttctggttacaccctgtatagatcTCAGTGTTAGACTAATTGACCAACTTTAATTCCTCATACTTGTAATTTATCAATTGCATTTGTAAAAAGTCATAATATTCAAAAGCAATAATTctgttttagtaaaaaaaaaacagttttgtaATAACTGTAAGATCACACTAACTACATTGGTAATGGTTGGACGAGCCTATATTTTCCGTACTAACTTGTTTCCGTGGACAGAGTAGCATGGAAAACATAGGCTCGTTTGCGATTGGTCGGTCATTCAGAATGGTTGACGCCCACTGACCTTTGTCTTTGTCACGTAACAGAGACccctatattaacttctctccgtggaaaGAGTATAGTGCGTCGTATAGAGGTTGGTATTAGATGGCAGAACTGACAGCACAACCTAACGTCTAATGAGAGGTTCCCAGACTTTTTTTCTCATAGACCACTTTCAAAATTTTGC
The DNA window shown above is from Maniola hyperantus chromosome 10, iAphHyp1.2, whole genome shotgun sequence and carries:
- the Rab11 gene encoding ras-related protein Rab-11A; its protein translation is MGTREDEYDYLFKVVLIGDSGVGKSSLLSRFTRNEFNLESKSTIGVEFATRSIEVDGKTIKAQIWDTAGQERYRAITSAYYRGAVGALLVYDIAKHLSYENVERWLRELRDHADQNILIMLVGNKSDLRHLRSIPTEEAKAFAERNGLSFIETSALDSTNVEPAFQNILTEIYRIVSQKQMRDPPEGDVIRPDAEPADVRPSGADSVRKQCCQ